The Nymphaea colorata isolate Beijing-Zhang1983 chromosome 5, ASM883128v2, whole genome shotgun sequence DNA segment tttttctctaaagATGGCCATTgtataatttctaaaaaattctTGTGAAgctaaactaaaatttttagaaatgcCAAACAGTAAAAGGATCCATGGCTCCTGCTATCACGCTTTTTTTTAAAGGGTGTAGGTTTGGATACagtatttttttctctaaagATGGCCATTgtataatttctaaaaaattctTGTGAGGcgaaactaaaatttttggaaatgcCAAGCAGTAAAAGGACCCATGGTTCCGGCTATCTCGCTTTTCTTTAAAGGGTGTAGGTAACTAATTAAAGTTtagtcatcagtttgattttcataaatattaatattttgaacTGCAAACAGACGATATGTAACACTTAGTTGACACATGTATCACCTCCCACATACGTCTTAATATAGCCTTTAACTCGTAAAATCTTGAAacagagagaaataaaaagaaactttgCTTAGAATTTTTTTAGTATTCCTCCCACCCATACGACTCTCCTTATCGCACTTGATATTTCGTCCAATCtgcctcttaaaagttttttatttttacatgaaaatcttaaatatttatcattatatgtatatatacttaaTATTTTTTCGTACGAGAGACCTACAAACCGATACGTCTCGGATGGTTAAAATTAGTAACGTCCTCGATATAAGCAAGCCATTAGAAAACCAGCTTCTACGGCTCAGCTCGGGTCGGTTCGTCTCCTTTTGACAAATTTGTGAACATCTCTGAGGCTGACCTCCAAAAAAACGTACACATTGCCATGCTTCTAACCCTAACGAAACATGTGGGCCCCAatcacacacactctctctctctcttccttccctCCATATAAATATCCAAACATAAGCGCAGCCCTCTCATACGGCACCTGATCTTTCTTTCCGTTCAGGTTTAAGAGAGAGGAAGGGCAGAACACTACTGCACCAGACAGACAACATGAACGCTGCAAATTCTGTGAGCTCTACCCCCTTTACGTCTCCCGGCGAGGCTTCTCCACTTGTCCCAAAGAGTCTCCGGCGACGTTCCCGTCCTGGCAACGATGTGgcctccgccgccgccgccgccgccgccgtgaACGCCATCCTCTTCCCCCAGTTCTGCTCCACCTCCCCCTCTTCCCTCACCATCTGGCGGAGGTCGCTGCTCTTCCACGGCAAGGGCTACACCGTCTACGACTCCACCGGCAGCGTCGTCTTCCGGGTCGACAACTACGCGTCGGACCGCCCCCGAGAGACCCACCTCATGGACCTCTCCGGCAACGTCCTCCTCACCATCAGGCCCAGCAGGGTAACGTTACTGCaccacctttctctctctctctctctctctctctctctctctctctctctctctctctctctcacctacCAACCATGCCACTATGCTTGATCAAACTACCACCTACCACTACTCTAAATTTGCTAAGATCTTGGATGGTGTCGTGCATTTCTTTAGCACGCCAGATGAATACTGGGTGAGCCAGAGGTTCTCCATCACCCGAATGAGGCTCTAAGCCCCTCCTTCCCTTTGCCTCTGTGGTCTTGAGAACCAAGGTAGATACCAAGCAAAATGAATTGATAACACAATTAATGACTGATGAGAAAAACAATCCAAATATTATGTAGAGTTTTTCTTACAGAATCCAATTGATATTTGATGTTCACCTCTATCTGATTCCAGTTATGGATCCAATAAGACGACCCATTTCCCATTAGAAATCAAAAGCAAATATGGTGTAGAGTTTTTCTTACCAAATCCAATAGATATTTGATTTTCGCGTCTATTTGAGAACCATGGGTCGGAAATATTCCACCGTTTGTTTGAACTTGTTCAAACAATGAATCTCTGGGCGCACTGGTCTCAGATAAGCCTCAGATCTTAACTTGGCGACTAGACGGATGCCGAGTgactttgaatttttctttttcttccaaaaactaaaaagaacaactgggttttctttaaattttcacaataataatttttaatttgctAAGAATGCGTTTCTGTTACAGATTAGTACATGAACATCCCATTGCATCATGCGTGTAACAATAGCACTCTTGATCTCATCTCTCTCTGGTTATGCATGGGCTAGTAATTTAAAAGATCAAGTgctaaattttcatattttggtcTCGATATAAGTGATGCCAAACGCATCTGCGCCTGATAGCCTTGTCTCTATTCATGCAATCCAGTTTCATGTTGAGAGAAGCAAGTTAGGGATGTCATGACTCGACTAGAACTGATCGTGTAAAACCGGCCCATCTCCAAATCTGACCACAGTCTTgtttaataaagaaaacaatgtcTGGGAGTAATAGTCAGATCTGAATCTTTTAATGGTCCGAACAGGATTCTGTTTCAGAAAAGACATACTAGATTTATACTTTTACTACCATTGTGCATCTCTTAACCTTTGCTCATggtgggtgtgggtgtgtggGTATTTCCTAGCTCCTTTGatcttaggctcttgcatgttGACAGAAACTGGGCATCGTAGAGAGATGGGAAGCGTTCAAAGGAGATGGAGATAGTGAAGTTGGATCAGTGGAGAAAGCTAAGCCACTGTTTACAGCCACAAAGG contains these protein-coding regions:
- the LOC116255219 gene encoding protein LURP-one-related 3-like produces the protein MNAANSVSSTPFTSPGEASPLVPKSLRRRSRPGNDVASAAAAAAAVNAILFPQFCSTSPSSLTIWRRSLLFHGKGYTVYDSTGSVVFRVDNYASDRPRETHLMDLSGNVLLTIRPSRKLGIVERWEAFKGDGDSEVGSVEKAKPLFTATKGLVGNSRYKITVSGTQMDYLIACTPGQGCYKIYHRNSLTNPLAEVNQKCANEPKITLGKDVLSLCIQPGIDQVIVMGLVIINHAMR